The following are encoded in a window of Seleniivibrio woodruffii genomic DNA:
- a CDS encoding molybdopterin-dependent oxidoreductase, which translates to MSNFLLDGKVSRRSVLKAAGLTGAAVMVAQNPFGRAWADDKSPSSGNSGKDEWHFSHCRMCMRGECVNMYRTENGVVVEMKGVKEAPTNKGAMCPRGQSVIQNLYNPYRVKAPMKRTNPKKGLNEDPGWIEISWEEAISITSGKLKAIHDKDPRRLMFNIGFGDMNYFNTFIYHFAASFGTPNLITSNGPLCTVHFATDLVQGVFPVAVSDLVHCKYHITMGRSLGMAFGTANGHARGLTEAVQSGKLKLVDINPRNTPEASRGEWVAIKPGTDLAFLLAMSNSIIFDVRKYDVEFLQWRTNGPYLIDANGNYLRGKNGKPQVFDASDKKVKSFDDKSLKTPDLNAVVDVDGQKFKASFSLLKDHLKQYTPEWAEKITTVPAKTIKRIAKEFVDAASIGSTITLDGVTMPLRPASLVLERGAINQEDGTPADLMSKVVNMLVGNLEVPGGVLACSRGPFLSPDQDGVVQPKFEAKGHEPSYPPQHLDLTEYLIHKHTAPYLAFKAAKNPKLYGLDYEVDALFVVGGNPVTSGTEPQVIADSISSIPFVACVGYHYDEIAMLSDIVFPSNSILEKKSVNVYESDFTGFTHDTLGLCMSMYRDELPPVYNTRQAQEVMMDIAEQIGTLPILYNIINHDGVMLGEVTFSKLPDELKLDPSKKYSIKDIWDRGLKAKFGMDKGIDMLKKQGIYYYYEPKSRCYNSAMFKKGETRHPIYFERLIRSREKLEKLFVDNHVQLPEWDMEKHLRIYEPMPTWRPNNVNSVKKGQEYDLIAYNYKITYAPFKIGAVDQLPWLNEVGETFFPFYNTICMNPLTAKAKGFKDGDIITVESANGKVQGKLKTSELFHPETVAIGGSLGRMVKSLGKKPASYVHFNKLTNGKLNNIDSIGGGIIGSVPVKVYH; encoded by the coding sequence ATGAGCAATTTCTTACTTGATGGGAAGGTATCTCGCCGCAGCGTCTTGAAAGCCGCTGGTCTGACGGGAGCCGCGGTTATGGTTGCCCAGAATCCATTTGGGAGAGCATGGGCAGACGACAAATCGCCATCGTCTGGGAACTCTGGAAAAGATGAATGGCATTTCAGCCATTGCAGGATGTGCATGAGGGGAGAATGTGTCAACATGTACAGAACTGAAAATGGTGTAGTTGTTGAGATGAAAGGAGTTAAAGAGGCTCCGACTAACAAAGGTGCAATGTGCCCCAGAGGACAGTCTGTAATACAGAACCTCTACAACCCCTACAGGGTTAAAGCACCTATGAAAAGAACCAATCCTAAAAAAGGTCTTAATGAAGATCCCGGCTGGATTGAGATTTCATGGGAAGAAGCAATCAGTATTACTTCAGGTAAGCTTAAGGCTATCCATGACAAAGACCCCAGAAGACTGATGTTTAACATCGGCTTTGGGGATATGAACTATTTCAATACGTTTATATATCACTTCGCGGCATCTTTTGGTACTCCGAACCTGATTACAAGTAATGGCCCTCTCTGTACAGTGCATTTTGCTACTGACTTGGTACAGGGAGTTTTTCCCGTTGCAGTGTCAGACCTTGTTCATTGTAAATATCATATTACAATGGGACGTTCTTTGGGTATGGCGTTTGGAACGGCAAATGGTCATGCTAGAGGGCTTACAGAAGCTGTTCAGAGCGGGAAGCTCAAGCTTGTAGACATTAACCCAAGGAACACTCCTGAAGCTTCAAGAGGTGAATGGGTAGCAATCAAGCCCGGAACAGATCTTGCGTTCCTGCTCGCTATGTCAAACTCAATCATATTTGATGTAAGAAAATACGATGTTGAGTTCCTACAGTGGCGAACAAATGGACCTTACCTTATAGATGCCAATGGCAACTATTTAAGAGGCAAAAATGGCAAGCCTCAGGTTTTTGATGCTTCAGATAAGAAGGTCAAGTCTTTTGATGATAAATCGCTTAAAACACCAGACTTAAATGCAGTTGTGGATGTTGACGGCCAGAAGTTTAAAGCAAGTTTTTCTCTTCTTAAAGATCACCTGAAGCAGTACACACCCGAGTGGGCAGAAAAAATCACGACTGTTCCAGCTAAAACGATCAAAAGAATAGCCAAGGAATTTGTTGATGCTGCTAGCATTGGCTCAACAATCACTCTTGATGGAGTCACAATGCCTTTAAGACCTGCAAGTCTTGTCCTTGAAAGAGGAGCGATAAATCAGGAGGATGGTACTCCTGCAGACTTGATGTCTAAAGTAGTCAATATGCTTGTAGGTAACTTGGAGGTACCGGGCGGTGTCCTTGCGTGCTCAAGAGGCCCCTTCCTTAGCCCAGACCAAGATGGCGTAGTTCAACCCAAGTTTGAGGCAAAAGGACATGAACCGTCATATCCTCCTCAGCATCTTGACCTTACAGAATACCTGATTCATAAGCACACAGCGCCTTATCTTGCGTTTAAAGCAGCTAAAAATCCTAAGCTTTATGGGCTTGATTATGAAGTAGACGCTCTTTTCGTAGTTGGAGGAAACCCCGTGACAAGTGGGACAGAGCCTCAAGTTATAGCGGATTCAATCTCATCCATTCCTTTTGTCGCCTGCGTTGGGTACCACTATGACGAAATAGCGATGCTTTCAGATATAGTTTTTCCCTCTAATTCAATCTTAGAGAAAAAATCTGTTAACGTATATGAATCTGACTTTACCGGATTTACTCATGACACTCTCGGTCTCTGTATGAGCATGTATAGAGACGAGCTTCCTCCTGTATATAACACAAGACAGGCTCAAGAAGTCATGATGGATATCGCTGAACAGATTGGAACTCTCCCGATACTTTACAATATTATTAACCATGATGGTGTAATGCTTGGCGAGGTAACATTTTCAAAACTTCCAGATGAACTGAAACTTGATCCGTCTAAAAAGTATTCAATCAAAGATATCTGGGATAGAGGTCTCAAAGCTAAATTCGGCATGGATAAAGGTATCGATATGCTTAAAAAGCAAGGTATCTATTACTATTATGAACCGAAAAGCAGATGTTATAACTCTGCGATGTTTAAAAAAGGTGAAACAAGACACCCAATCTATTTTGAAAGATTGATCAGAAGCAGAGAAAAACTTGAGAAGCTTTTTGTTGATAATCACGTCCAGCTTCCTGAGTGGGATATGGAAAAGCATTTGAGAATCTATGAACCCATGCCTACATGGAGACCTAACAATGTCAATTCCGTTAAAAAAGGTCAGGAGTATGATCTTATCGCATACAACTACAAGATTACGTATGCTCCTTTCAAAATTGGGGCTGTTGATCAACTCCCATGGCTTAATGAGGTAGGTGAGACATTTTTTCCATTCTACAACACAATTTGTATGAATCCTCTCACTGCCAAAGCAAAAGGCTTTAAAGATGGCGACATAATAACTGTTGAATCAGCGAATGGAAAAGTACAGGGCAAGCTCAAAACGTCAGAACTCTTTCATCCTGAAACTGTTGCTATTGGTGGAAGCTTAGGAAGAATGGTTAAGTCACTTGGCAAAAAACCTGCTTCTTATGTTCACTTTAACAAACTCACAAACGGCAAACTGAATAATATTGACTCCATTGGTGGAGGGATTATCGGTTCAGTACCCGTGAAAGTATATCATTAG
- a CDS encoding 4Fe-4S dicluster domain-containing protein: MRYAMILDRRKCFGCNGCTVACKQANATPPGTFYTRVLLEESGKFPNSKQSFMPMICNHCDKAPCVAVCPTKASKKMPDGTVQITSSECIGCQLCMEACPYGARFFNGDEKPTYWEEKGQNEFEKARSKDHVYGTVDKCTFCKSRRDRGMIPACVETCPAVARVFGDLDDPNSEVSKLYKKYQPKPYKPEKGTHPRVFYIG; the protein is encoded by the coding sequence ATGAGATACGCTATGATTTTAGACAGAAGAAAGTGCTTTGGTTGTAATGGGTGCACAGTTGCGTGCAAACAAGCTAATGCGACCCCTCCGGGCACATTTTATACAAGAGTGTTACTTGAGGAGAGTGGTAAATTTCCAAACAGTAAACAGTCATTTATGCCGATGATTTGCAACCACTGCGACAAGGCTCCTTGTGTCGCTGTTTGTCCTACAAAAGCATCAAAAAAGATGCCTGATGGTACTGTTCAGATAACTTCGTCAGAGTGCATAGGTTGTCAGCTCTGTATGGAAGCGTGTCCTTATGGCGCAAGATTCTTCAACGGAGATGAAAAGCCCACTTACTGGGAAGAAAAAGGGCAGAATGAGTTTGAGAAAGCTCGTAGTAAAGATCATGTCTACGGAACAGTAGATAAGTGCACTTTCTGTAAGTCAAGACGCGATAGAGGAATGATTCCTGCTTGTGTTGAAACTTGTCCTGCCGTTGCACGAGTATTTGGAGATCTTGATGACCCTAACAGCGAGGTTTCTAAATTATATAAAAAATATCAGCCTAAGCCTTATAAACCGGAAAAAGGTACTCATCCTAGAGTATTTTACATCGGCTGA
- a CDS encoding SphA family protein, translated as MLRKIGLLTVACIFCSFFSVFAQDYAVGTEGLKAGSVPGPGMYYLMYNNYYSADKTVDKNGDKKDIGFDVHSFANVHRFVYITDKKILGADYGFNVILPIVNADLNIDAANIDTSKTALGDITVEPFLLSWHRDTYDMSFGSAIILPTGEYDKTKALNIGKDHYTALITYGATYYFDDAKSVAVSGLARYEKHFENNHSDITYGDDIDFEWGLSKDINRGVTAGLAGYAHWQISDDKGNDVNYDASVHDHVYGIGPEIDFFVPAIKSLFKVKVYKEFNAADTSEGTSSWVTFVKPF; from the coding sequence ATGTTACGAAAAATTGGTCTTTTAACTGTCGCTTGTATTTTTTGTTCTTTTTTCAGTGTTTTTGCACAGGACTATGCGGTTGGTACAGAAGGTCTTAAAGCTGGTTCAGTTCCTGGACCAGGTATGTATTATCTTATGTATAACAACTATTATTCTGCGGATAAGACAGTCGATAAAAATGGAGATAAAAAGGATATTGGATTTGATGTCCACAGCTTTGCCAACGTGCATAGATTTGTCTATATAACAGACAAAAAAATTCTAGGAGCTGATTACGGTTTTAATGTTATTTTACCCATTGTAAATGCAGACCTTAATATTGATGCAGCAAATATTGATACAAGCAAAACAGCTTTAGGAGATATAACTGTAGAGCCTTTTTTGCTTTCATGGCACAGAGACACATACGACATGTCTTTCGGATCCGCCATCATTCTCCCCACTGGAGAATATGACAAAACAAAGGCTTTAAATATAGGCAAAGACCATTATACTGCTCTGATTACATACGGCGCTACATATTATTTTGATGACGCAAAGTCAGTAGCGGTTTCAGGTCTTGCTAGATATGAAAAGCACTTTGAAAACAATCATTCTGATATAACTTATGGCGATGACATTGATTTTGAGTGGGGGCTCAGTAAAGACATTAACAGAGGTGTTACTGCTGGTCTTGCCGGGTATGCACACTGGCAGATTAGCGATGACAAGGGTAATGATGTAAACTATGACGCCAGTGTACATGACCACGTTTATGGTATTGGACCTGAAATCGACTTTTTTGTACCTGCTATAAAATCACTTTTTAAAGTTAAAGTATATAAAGAATTTAATGCCGCCGATACAAGCGAAGGTACTTCCTCATGGGTTACATTTGTTAAGCCATTCTAA
- a CDS encoding ABC transporter permease: MIESLMGTYAVLYREMLLFKYKLMRLGYVFYSISTPVLYLLAFGLGFGSRVQIPDYGAFLIQGIVCMSSMMNSFNMVSVSVGMGRLHSGAFQAVLTSPVSAAAVMRGLVISGIVRGLFACTMITVAGLAVFHVFPFSWLALFALILNTAFFSSAGVIVGTLIKDMEDHAVLTNFLMMPMAFFSGTFYPVDFLPSWLQKVIYLLPLSHANELIRAGRLTAETLPSFAILSLLTVTCFTAGVILLDRYSE, translated from the coding sequence ATGATTGAAAGTCTGATGGGCACCTATGCGGTTCTCTACCGTGAGATGCTCCTTTTCAAATATAAACTTATGCGGCTTGGATACGTTTTTTACAGCATTTCCACGCCGGTGCTCTATCTTCTGGCGTTCGGACTTGGCTTCGGTTCACGGGTGCAGATCCCCGACTACGGGGCGTTCCTCATCCAGGGGATAGTCTGCATGAGCTCCATGATGAACTCGTTTAACATGGTCTCTGTGTCAGTGGGTATGGGCAGGCTCCACTCGGGAGCTTTTCAGGCCGTGCTTACGTCTCCTGTGTCGGCGGCTGCCGTCATGAGGGGGCTGGTAATCTCCGGCATAGTCAGAGGGCTTTTCGCCTGCACAATGATAACTGTTGCGGGGCTTGCGGTGTTCCATGTTTTCCCTTTCAGCTGGCTTGCGCTTTTTGCCCTGATTCTGAACACTGCGTTCTTTTCATCCGCAGGGGTGATAGTCGGCACTCTGATAAAGGATATGGAGGATCACGCCGTACTCACCAACTTTCTGATGATGCCTATGGCGTTCTTCTCCGGAACTTTCTATCCGGTGGATTTCCTGCCATCGTGGCTGCAGAAGGTCATCTATTTGCTGCCTCTGAGCCACGCAAATGAGCTTATCAGAGCCGGAAGGCTGACTGCTGAGACTTTGCCTTCATTTGCCATTCTGTCGCTTCTGACCGTCACCTGCTTCACTGCAGGAGTGATCCTTCTTGACAGGTATTCTGAATAA
- a CDS encoding ABC transporter ATP-binding protein — MMLLEVDNIRKTYGKVTAVDGVSFCIGKGEIFGLLGENGAGKTTTIKMLSTLAKPDSGKILLNGQEIMKDRKATRKSIAVVSQDMNLDYEMTVFEVMYVYALLRGIRNSVQEIDKTIERFGLSAKRDAKVGTLSGGQKRRVMAARALLSGAELVFMDEPTVGLDPSVRREMWDIILQMQADGRSILLTTHYTDEAEYLCGRVAIMEKGRIIRLDTPEKLIDTAGCFAVDVNSRTMLFQDGQEADEYITAEGLTGLKVRRTKLDDVMVNIGRAV; from the coding sequence ATGATGCTTCTGGAGGTGGACAATATCCGCAAGACATACGGCAAAGTGACAGCCGTTGACGGTGTCAGCTTCTGTATCGGCAAGGGGGAGATATTCGGTCTGCTGGGCGAAAACGGAGCGGGCAAAACAACAACCATAAAAATGCTCTCAACCCTTGCAAAACCCGACAGCGGAAAAATTCTGTTGAACGGACAGGAGATAATGAAAGACAGAAAAGCCACCAGAAAGAGCATTGCCGTGGTATCGCAGGACATGAACCTCGACTATGAGATGACTGTTTTCGAAGTGATGTATGTCTATGCACTTCTGCGGGGCATACGCAATAGTGTACAAGAGATAGATAAAACCATCGAAAGATTCGGGCTGTCTGCAAAACGGGATGCCAAAGTCGGCACTCTCTCCGGCGGTCAGAAAAGGCGGGTCATGGCGGCGAGAGCACTGCTTTCCGGGGCGGAACTGGTCTTTATGGACGAACCCACCGTAGGGCTTGATCCTTCTGTCAGACGGGAGATGTGGGATATCATCCTCCAGATGCAGGCGGACGGCCGCTCAATCCTGCTGACGACCCATTACACCGACGAGGCGGAATACCTCTGCGGGCGGGTTGCCATAATGGAGAAGGGAAGGATAATCAGGCTTGATACCCCGGAAAAGCTCATCGATACGGCAGGGTGTTTTGCGGTGGATGTCAACAGCAGAACCATGCTCTTTCAGGACGGGCAGGAGGCGGACGAATATATCACCGCCGAAGGGCTCACAGGGCTTAAGGTGCGCAGAACAAAGCTGGATGACGTTATGGTCAACATAGGACGTGCGGTATGA
- a CDS encoding sigma-54 interaction domain-containing protein, whose protein sequence is MIINHLQFFHDAVKELTGSLIIEDALMKCLKYFQGIIPCDTLSITLWEPGLSSLRQVAIATDKDKLRIDNMIHVNDIQKSFITWPYESNVIFFNDFHKNPVCSTVHAELDKLFNIGDSSHMIMRVDIEDQRICDVNLTAKGFDRYTQDHAKLLSLLSCPFGIVVSNAQRYWTLMEEYGKLNENKMKLEKELIVKCGCEIIGHSLPLRNAITKATQVASTTSPVLLLGETGTGKDMFASFIQKQSSRSVNPFVTVNCGAIPESLIDSDLFGHEKGAFTGALQQHKGRFERAHTGTIFLDEVGELTPSAQVKLLRVLQSGDFERVGGHTLINVDVRVIAATNRNLALMVKEGTFREDLFYRLNVFPIILPSLKERHEDIALLTDYFIKKISKKFNIAPPKLEIGELNKLKAYTWPGNIRELANIVEQSLICHTKGDLIITGLPTSTEPLATDYYPTTVCTLDEANINCIKAALDKTNGRISGPNGAAKLLGVKSTTLRSKMQKLCIS, encoded by the coding sequence ATGATCATAAACCACCTACAATTTTTCCACGACGCTGTAAAAGAACTTACAGGCTCGCTGATTATTGAAGACGCACTCATGAAATGTCTTAAGTATTTTCAAGGGATAATACCTTGCGACACACTCAGCATCACTTTGTGGGAGCCTGGTTTAAGCTCTCTAAGACAAGTTGCTATTGCAACAGATAAAGACAAACTCCGCATTGACAATATGATTCATGTTAACGATATACAAAAAAGTTTCATAACATGGCCTTATGAATCAAACGTTATCTTCTTTAATGACTTTCACAAAAACCCTGTCTGCTCCACCGTACATGCCGAACTTGATAAGCTGTTCAATATAGGCGACTCCTCACATATGATAATGAGAGTAGATATTGAAGATCAGAGAATATGCGATGTAAACCTCACCGCTAAAGGCTTTGACAGATACACACAAGACCACGCAAAGCTACTCTCACTATTATCATGTCCTTTTGGTATAGTAGTGTCCAATGCTCAGAGATACTGGACTCTTATGGAAGAATATGGAAAGCTGAACGAAAATAAAATGAAGCTAGAGAAAGAGCTGATTGTCAAATGCGGTTGCGAAATAATAGGTCATTCGCTCCCTCTTAGAAATGCCATAACCAAGGCGACACAGGTAGCATCAACAACTAGCCCTGTACTGCTTCTCGGAGAAACAGGAACGGGCAAAGATATGTTTGCCTCATTTATACAAAAGCAGTCATCAAGATCAGTTAACCCATTTGTAACTGTCAACTGCGGCGCCATACCTGAATCATTAATCGATAGCGATCTATTCGGACATGAAAAAGGTGCTTTCACGGGCGCTCTTCAACAACACAAAGGTCGTTTTGAAAGAGCACATACAGGGACAATCTTTCTTGATGAAGTTGGAGAATTGACGCCATCAGCTCAGGTTAAACTTTTAAGAGTTCTTCAAAGCGGAGACTTTGAAAGAGTTGGTGGGCACACCTTGATTAATGTTGACGTCAGAGTGATCGCAGCAACAAATAGAAATCTAGCGTTAATGGTTAAAGAAGGTACTTTCCGAGAAGATCTGTTTTACAGATTAAACGTTTTCCCAATTATACTGCCTTCACTCAAAGAGAGACACGAAGACATCGCACTTTTAACAGACTATTTTATAAAAAAGATATCGAAAAAATTTAATATCGCCCCACCAAAGCTGGAAATAGGCGAACTGAATAAATTAAAAGCATATACTTGGCCAGGCAATATAAGAGAACTTGCAAATATTGTTGAACAGTCATTAATTTGCCACACAAAAGGCGATTTAATTATTACAGGTCTCCCCACTAGTACTGAACCGTTAGCAACTGATTATTACCCAACAACAGTGTGTACTCTTGACGAAGCCAATATCAACTGCATAAAAGCAGCTCTGGACAAAACAAACGGGCGTATTTCTGGCCCCAATGGTGCTGCTAAATTGCTTGGTGTAAAATCTACAACATTAAGAAGCAAAATGCAAAAGCTCTGCATTTCATAA
- a CDS encoding TorD/DmsD family molecular chaperone, whose protein sequence is MKDLEMYSNLGNTNNLPEWLKFYLEIKSEMLIWAFLSKVYNECPNENFLMSIDDYEFAQFIGAFSDESHKNDTTLFIQSMEKSKEKIADSAFLIQMQKDWTKLFRGISPEYGPMPPYEELYIEHSTASATQKALSEKYLLGNYNKYSDVKNRLDYIGVELEFLSKLAYEQMRLLENDKDIEFEKIRNLYFKFLQEHIGRWADSFIVEAAKHASTDFYQSVLVFTGVAIRNLIIKKI, encoded by the coding sequence ATGAAAGACTTGGAAATGTATTCTAACTTGGGTAATACGAATAATTTACCGGAATGGTTAAAGTTTTATTTGGAAATCAAATCCGAAATGCTTATTTGGGCTTTTCTGAGCAAAGTTTATAATGAATGCCCGAATGAAAATTTTCTTATGAGTATTGACGATTATGAGTTTGCACAATTTATTGGGGCATTTTCGGATGAATCTCATAAAAATGATACTACCTTGTTTATTCAGAGCATGGAAAAAAGTAAGGAAAAGATTGCCGATTCAGCATTTTTAATTCAAATGCAGAAGGATTGGACAAAACTTTTCAGAGGTATTTCTCCAGAATATGGCCCTATGCCTCCTTATGAAGAGTTGTATATTGAACATTCAACTGCTTCCGCTACTCAAAAGGCACTATCGGAAAAATATCTGCTTGGTAATTATAATAAATATTCTGATGTTAAGAACAGGTTGGATTACATTGGAGTTGAGTTGGAGTTCTTATCTAAGCTTGCTTATGAGCAAATGCGTTTACTTGAAAATGACAAAGATATTGAGTTTGAGAAAATCAGAAATCTGTATTTTAAATTTCTTCAAGAACACATAGGCAGATGGGCAGATAGCTTTATTGTCGAAGCTGCTAAGCATGCATCAACTGACTTTTATCAGTCGGTACTGGTTTTTACTGGTGTGGCAATTCGTAACCTCATAATAAAAAAAATATAA
- a CDS encoding FMN-dependent NADH-azoreductase, protein MARLLYITCNLKSKEQSRSLSVGERFRKLYVENNPNDIIETIDVYDEHIQRYDKDVLGAMYKLKNGMSVDDLTDIERTKMINIWASAENFASADKYVFVTPMWNLSFPAEMKIYLDTICVVGKTFAYTKEGAVGLLKGKGKKCLSIHSSGGFHYGKEEDHSVPYLYSLMQFMGVEDFEALILEGVDAQSDKLEELKNKALDRAEVLAKLF, encoded by the coding sequence ATGGCTCGCTTACTTTATATTACGTGTAATTTGAAATCAAAGGAACAGTCCCGCAGTTTAAGTGTCGGTGAACGATTTAGGAAACTCTATGTGGAAAATAATCCTAATGATATTATTGAAACTATAGATGTTTATGATGAGCATATTCAGAGATATGATAAGGATGTTCTCGGGGCTATGTACAAACTTAAAAACGGCATGAGTGTCGATGACTTGACTGACATTGAAAGAACCAAAATGATAAACATATGGGCATCTGCTGAAAACTTTGCATCTGCTGATAAATATGTGTTTGTTACTCCAATGTGGAACTTAAGCTTCCCTGCTGAAATGAAGATCTACTTGGATACTATTTGTGTTGTGGGGAAGACATTTGCCTATACTAAAGAAGGTGCTGTCGGTCTCTTAAAAGGTAAAGGCAAGAAGTGTCTCAGTATACATTCTAGCGGCGGTTTTCACTACGGAAAGGAAGAGGATCATTCAGTGCCCTATCTTTATTCTCTGATGCAGTTTATGGGTGTTGAAGACTTTGAGGCGTTGATTCTTGAGGGTGTTGATGCTCAGTCAGATAAACTTGAAGAGCTTAAAAATAAAGCATTAGATAGAGCCGAAGTGCTTGCTAAGCTTTTTTGA
- a CDS encoding methyl-accepting chemotaxis protein has protein sequence MINLKFKTKILMAVTCLFLVFSLFIGIAVYMNSTNAIVNALSDPISESNFIISKSISGFYSYNNDIAKTLANSKMVSDAISKKDFSNVQSYLTELKNNTKGIEGCYLGIRKDKPTVVADSFNGAAIGLNLFKTSSVYNVKAAIKLRNMVSEPIMSPITKDLTIVTTYPVIIDNQYAGVVGISASFGEFIKSLISNIKLLDNGYVALTMDDGRVLQHEDRSKILKENIKDYEWGRTLLNLKEGDFTIQTVNNKKAVISYNDVNGTGLKIISYVPYDDFKNRSLSVSIPIIYMAVIGLIIALIVMYFIANSIAKPISITSDAIKMISDGNGDLTCRLSVNANDEIGSLAHNFNKYMDSLKVTISTIREIAEHLASASTQIGNSTDEISLNTGNQSQQISDVSALLNDMREQSDHVNNKLSEIFVKTEGVSGNADQAKVMLKNVVSHMGDINLHVKNLAGTVNNLQNSSREITNISFVINDIADQTNLLALNAAIEAARAGNAGRGFAVVADEVRKLAERTQDAIKEIEKITLTFKNDTENVSDAMIMTIDKVSKGVDAINNVYEKIETVAEAMKTIASNGSVIKEVLKIQADKTDIINDKADCISSGIEEIHVAMQQSVKSVELLQSQAHVLYEHVDSFKLS, from the coding sequence ATGATTAATCTTAAGTTTAAAACAAAAATATTGATGGCTGTTACTTGCTTATTTTTAGTATTTTCGTTATTTATTGGAATTGCTGTGTATATGAACTCTACGAATGCAATTGTTAATGCTTTGTCTGACCCAATTTCTGAATCAAATTTTATAATTTCAAAAAGTATTTCTGGTTTTTATTCTTACAATAATGATATAGCAAAAACCCTAGCTAATTCTAAAATGGTAAGTGATGCTATAAGTAAAAAGGACTTTTCCAATGTTCAGAGCTACTTGACTGAGCTAAAAAACAACACTAAAGGGATAGAAGGGTGTTATCTCGGAATTAGAAAAGATAAGCCAACTGTTGTTGCAGATAGTTTTAATGGAGCGGCAATTGGATTAAATTTATTTAAAACCAGTAGCGTTTATAACGTAAAAGCTGCCATCAAATTGCGTAATATGGTTTCAGAACCAATAATGTCGCCAATTACAAAAGACTTAACTATAGTCACAACATATCCTGTTATTATTGATAATCAATATGCGGGTGTAGTGGGTATCTCTGCATCATTTGGTGAATTTATTAAGAGTCTTATAAGTAATATAAAATTATTAGATAATGGCTACGTTGCCCTTACTATGGATGATGGAAGGGTTCTGCAGCATGAAGACCGAAGTAAGATACTTAAAGAAAATATTAAAGACTATGAATGGGGAAGAACACTTTTAAATTTAAAAGAAGGTGATTTTACAATCCAAACAGTCAATAATAAAAAGGCTGTAATATCATATAATGATGTTAATGGAACCGGGCTTAAAATAATATCATATGTCCCTTATGATGATTTTAAGAATAGGTCGCTATCAGTGTCTATACCAATAATATACATGGCTGTTATTGGCCTTATTATAGCTTTGATTGTAATGTATTTCATAGCAAATAGTATTGCTAAGCCTATATCTATCACATCTGATGCGATTAAGATGATTTCTGATGGAAATGGTGACTTGACGTGCCGATTGTCTGTCAATGCAAATGATGAAATTGGTTCTTTGGCCCATAATTTCAATAAGTATATGGACAGTCTTAAAGTTACAATATCAACTATTCGCGAAATAGCAGAGCACCTCGCATCTGCAAGCACTCAAATTGGAAATTCAACTGATGAAATCTCATTGAACACTGGTAATCAATCCCAGCAAATTTCTGACGTATCTGCTCTACTGAATGATATGCGAGAGCAATCAGATCATGTTAACAACAAATTGTCTGAGATCTTTGTAAAGACAGAAGGCGTATCAGGAAACGCTGATCAGGCGAAGGTGATGCTAAAAAATGTTGTTTCACATATGGGAGACATAAATCTACATGTTAAGAATCTTGCCGGCACTGTAAACAATTTACAGAACTCATCTCGTGAAATAACAAATATATCTTTTGTTATTAACGATATTGCTGACCAAACAAATCTTCTTGCTCTGAATGCTGCTATTGAAGCGGCGAGAGCTGGTAACGCCGGGCGCGGATTTGCAGTTGTTGCTGACGAGGTCAGAAAATTAGCAGAGCGTACACAGGATGCTATTAAAGAGATTGAGAAAATCACTTTAACTTTCAAAAATGATACAGAGAATGTGTCGGATGCAATGATTATGACAATTGATAAAGTGTCCAAAGGAGTAGATGCTATAAATAATGTTTACGAAAAGATTGAAACTGTTGCTGAAGCAATGAAAACAATTGCTTCAAATGGATCTGTAATTAAAGAGGTTCTCAAGATTCAGGCCGACAAAACAGACATCATAAACGATAAGGCAGATTGCATCTCTTCAGGTATTGAAGAGATACATGTGGCTATGCAGCAATCTGTCAAAAGTGTAGAACTCTTGCAAAGTCAAGCACATGTTCTCTATGAACATGTTGACTCATTCAAATTAAGCTAG